The window ACAAAGGGATGCTATTAGATGGAAGCATAGTGGCCATTAAGAAATCAATTGTAGTTGATGAAAGGCAAGTCGTTGAGTTTATCAACGAAGTTTTCATTCTTTCACAGATTAACCATAGGCACATAGTGAAACTGTTAGGTTGCTGTTTGGAGAGTGAAGTTCCTTTACTGGTTTATGAATACGTCTCCAATGATACTCTCTCCCACCATCTCCATAATGAGGACCATGCATCAACATTGTGTTGGGAAGAGCGCTTGCGAATTGCAGATGAAATTGCAGGAGCCCTAGCATATTTACATTCATATGCTTCTACAGCTATCCTTCATAGGGATATCAAGTCTAGGAACATACTGCTGGATGAGAACTTCAGGGCTGTGGTTTCTGATTTTGGACTTTCAAGGTCAATTGCCCATGAAAAAACACACTTGAGCACATTAGTGCAGGGCACATTTGGTTACTTGGATCCAGAGTATTTTCGGTCGGGTCAGTTTACAGACAAAAGTGATGTATACGGGTTTGGGATGATTCTTGCTGAACTTCTCACGGGTGAAAAAGTGATTTGTTCTAGTAGATCTGAAGAGAGTCTAGCAATTCATTTTAGATTggcaatgaaacaaaatttcCTGTTTGAAATTCTAGACAAGGTGATAGTGAACGAAGGTCAGGAAAAGGAGATTCTTGCTGTTGCTAAAATTGCTAAGAGATGCCTGAAGTTGAGTGGGAAGAAAAGGCCAGCCATGAAAGAAATGGCAGCAGATCTCCACCAATTGAGGAGGACTATGAAGCAGCCATCACTTAAGCAGACCTGCCAGGACAACTGCCCTGTAAGTGGAAGGTACTCCTTTTCTTCCGCATCCACAAGTGCAGTTACAGAAGAGTATGCACTTCAAGGCTAGGAGTTTCCTAGACCATATTCCATGACTGCTGAACGCGTCAATTGGATACCGAAAGGTTTGTGAAACCAAGTTCATGTATGTTTCTACTGTCCACTTTATCTAATGGCTGGAAAATTTTAGGCTCTATGACTTTGACTCCATTAATATTACATGTTCGAATTTGTTGTTCTTAATCTGTAGATGTAGCACTTTCgcatttgatttcaatttctgaacctgttttcatttttggagcTTTGGGCAAATGCTTGGTACTCCAGCTGAGAATTGATTTCCAAGATACACATAATAATCTAAATTGACCAGCTATTCAATCACATGAAACGGAAATTTACCCATTTAATCCATCTCAACAGATTTAGTTCTTCTCTTCTCTCTAAAGTCCCCTTAAAATGAGCTGTTCATCTATAAGACACTAAAGAACACTTACCAAAGTCTCATTAGACCTTAAGGGCCTCAACTTGAAAGTCTTGAGCCAAACCACACTCCCCGAAGTCGAAAACCAACAACCACTATTTGAAAAGCATTCAAACTTGCCAATttcatatcatatcatattaaatcattaaattgagttgatattaaatcattaaaaacatATCATGTATGTTTCTAGACCATACATGATATGTTGTATGTTTCTTCCGCATCCACAAGTGCAGTTACAGAAGAGTATGGTGTAGGAACTCAGTGAGTGGAgctttaaaatggaaaaatatggATTATGCAGGAGCTAGGTACTATAGGTGATAGGCCTGGGTGGACATACTCAGCAACCTTTTGACTGGTTTAGCATCATAAATGTTCTTTGATAGAATGTCCTTAGAGCAGAACGAAAATTTTGTctctaaaattaaatatgtataaGCGTTGTATTTTTGCTATATTATAAACTAAAATGGCATCAGATATGACTCTCAGCTTATCATAAAATGATTTGATGAAGCATCTAAATGGTCAGTCATGTTTTGAACTACCTTGAAGAGATAATAAAtggaatgagaaaaagaaaaaggggtttACAGTACTTCAAGGGTTATcttacttttttccttttgaatttcGTGGTAGAGTACGAATAGTGTGGCCTCTCTAACAGACAAAAATATGATCCATGctcataaattattatttggcttttatatgtattagtttatatatatatatatattctcctTTATCCTTCCATATCACATGATTTTTAAGAACCAAGAATGCATTTGGAAtcaactttctttctttctttcttttttttttttaataaaatcttgaTTAAACTAGAGATAGAGCAACTGTCTCTAAATCAAGGGACTATGAAAAAACCATTTTGAGGAAGatgaaatggaaaattttgatGAGCTTGTTGAAAATGGGAGCCCATAAAGTACTGGCTCATAGTCGTTTTTACACAAAGGGAAAGTGGATTGTAACAATGGTTCTTGGTCATGACTCAAACGCCCTTAGGAGCCCATGGCTCACACAAGGCATGTTTTGCATTGTCTTCGAGGCCAAGGTTTTGAAACGCCTTGTTGGACCAAAACTCTACCAAAAAGGTGTTTTGGTCATGACTCAAACGGCCTTAGGGGCCCATGGCTCACACAAGGATTATCTTATAAAGAGAAACAAATAGAGAGCCTCTAATACTGATCAGACATTGAGAAATATTAGATGTCtctcattattatattaaaggGTATCTtctttataaaagaaaaggaatgccGCATTTGCGAAGTTGAATTCCCAGTCCAGCAAGAACTTGGTACccgtttgattttaaaaaaggaGTTTGTCGGCAATGATACATCTTTATTGAAAGTGAAAAAGGAGACTCCTTTACTTTCACATGGCAAAGATAAGATCTTCACATTTTCTAATCAATAGATGACAAACTTGTGATTTCTTTATGGTTTAGAATTCAAAGGATAACAGTGACTACTCTTCGAGACCAATTTAAGTAAAGATAGGTATAAGTGAGACGAGATATTTGAAGAATAATAGAACTCGATAACATTGTTAAAGGGAAAGCACTAAAACTATAAGGAATCTCACTCATTGCGTATCTTTAATAAGTTGTATCTATGTTAATACATAAGTAGTGTACTAAAGTGACCAAAGTTTTGATTATCGATGACCATAATGCATAGCATTAAGCATATGGAGGAGTTCATGGTTATCAGTTACtctcaaacaaaaaaatatgtccACATTCACCAAAAAGAGTAGGCTATCTCTTCCTGTTGATTGCAATGCATAATTGTTACATTGTTTAGTGTGACTTGACTTGGTTATAGGAGTCGTTGATCTCATAAGTTATGCTTTcaatttattcaacaaaataactttaaaatgtttactatacttctaatttcatttctaagagttttattttgtatttttataagttttgatcaattttaagtctatcgatattttgtatcaaaatatctgccgatatatccgtaaaatcgaaatatcgatatatccgtgattatcgatattttcatccttataaATCATATCTTACGATATTCATATCCTATCcaatgaaatatgatattttaggaTATACATATTCTATCATATCATTTCCCGTCAACTAAACATAATTCATTATGAATTgagaaatattaataaaaaaaaaattattaatttcttttgccCAAAGCTAAACAGCACAATTACAACAATTTaggaaattctaaaaaaaaaatcaatataaccacaaaaatttaggaaattccACAACAATTCAGGTCTCAAATGGAAAACTTTCAATGATTCTTCGTAatttcatggtttttttttttctcccaaaaGATGGCTCCACAACAATGGGTTTTAGGTGGTGAAGATTCAACATCaaaatgaggaaaagaaaatggatccAGTCCACTTgcataataataagaaaaaataaataaaatcccaaTGACAATAATGAGCAGCACAGTCACTTCGTGGCAAACAAATCCATCTCCAAttgttagcattttttttacttttagaatcaaaaactaacataaaagaaagtaaaaatgaaaaaaaagaaaagaaaaggaatcaatcaatttatttatccaaaaaaaaattatatttgaaaaattaaaataagagtccaattcaaaaaaataaataaaaggaaaaataaaagtggTAGATTGAAAATGAAGAGACCATGAAAGTTAAAGGagggaaagaaatgagaaaccaATAATGAAGAGAATGAGGAAAGGTAAAGGAAGAaccaaaaaatgaagaaaactataaattggtgaagattttgaaaaagcaaATGATTACAAACCATTtgaatttagtaaaaaaaaatggtaatttgatttgaaagaatgaattcataaaataaagtggaatgtattcaaaattgaaataaacTCAATTGGCGGATGGAACTTGCTTGTTTGGGAGAGCATATGGGGAAGTTGGACCTTTATGTAACCTAGGGTTTTTATCTATCTATGGTTGGTAAAGGAACTCGAACTTGGTAAATTCAGAAATCGAGTCAAGAAGTGGAAGGAACTCATATTTCTAAATCTTACGTCATAATTGGACTAGTGTTGTTGGCTTGTAAATTAAATAGAGAGATACAAATGTTGTTGACTTTTATCATTGACGGTGGCAGATCACAAAATGAACATGGTAAATACATTATGGTTTTGTGGGTTGGTGttggattatttatttattcatttttatttttggtttatcAAGCTTTGTTTGGGCTAGATGGGTAGGTTTTGATAGGttgttaagttttaatttttgggCTTGGATAGGCTGATGAGATGTTAGGTTGTAGCAGGTTTTAGATTAGGCCAAGCTACATTGGATTGTTTTGTTGAGTAAGAGTAGTTTTGAGATTATTTAGTAGAGTACTGGTATTTTCAAGGAAATTTTTTTGTCAAACACCTCATACTTTTAATAGTAGTATAGATTATTAAGGAATTGAACTTACATGATATTCCGCTAAATGGAAGGCTCATTCACATGGTGTGGAGGTGAGAACAATAAATCCCATTCTAGACTAGACTAGTTGTTAGTGTCAAAAGAGTGGAAAAATCATTTCAATGGTCGTTTTCAAAGTGTTTCACTACAAATAATGTTGGGTCACTCTCCTATTTTACTTAATGACAATGGGATAGGAAGGGGGAAAACTTCCTTCAAACCCCAAAATATGTGGTTAAAAATTGACCGGTTCAAAGATCTAGTGGgcttgataaaattgaaaattaaatactaaaaattatGAGTTACACATTATAAATGCTAAATTGATCGAAGTGAAAAACATTTGGTATCATCTTTGTTTGAggtactaaatttaatttaattttttgataatgaaaataattgaagactaaaaattatttattttaaaaagttaaccATATACTCATTATttgacatattttaaaatattctttccaAATTCTATATAACTTAATATattgatcaataaaaattatcatgtgACATAAAAGTATCATGTGTTTTGCAATTTTCTTGACTAGTAAATGATTCATTTGCAATTTGTTCATGTAAAATAAACATACAAGTGCATGGATTAAATTATGTTccaaaacatttaaattttatagataCTAAATATTTGCTAATAGTTTTGGagatataaaattatagttATCAAATTCACTGAAAAATGTATTTAACTATATATTGTTGTTCCAAGGTAGATGTATTGCtacataagaaataaatttataatttttatattaattaatttataatttataatcaaTGATCATAATATACAcaataatagaaataataataataataataataataacaattttttttccaataaattgtaccttatatatatttttttcttgttatctTCTTTGAAATTATAACCAACAAGAAATTTTGGAActctttaataaaatccttttaatAAAAGAGAAATTGTATAAACCAATCAAATTGACTTCacttagaattttaattttgctacattaaaaaattaaaaataattatcatgatatcatctttttcaataaaaatgtaTAATTATTGTCCTCATCATGATTCCAACACGCATTGTTTGATCATAAGAAGTCAAAGAGCCAATAAAAgcgaaaatgaaagaaaaataaataaataatgaaaaagagattttttatttctattatattgagcttttttattttttatttatttatttttattttattttatttttatgttaaatcACATAGGATTTGGAttctttcttgctttctttcGCTTGCTCGCTTTCTTTGTCTCAACAACTTTGTCATGGGCCATGGCCCCGCCTTCTTTAATAAAGAAGATTCCCTTCAATCTAATAATTTGATGCATCCAACTCTTCGAATTGTGAGGCACATTAGATTTAATACTGTTGTGTCTCTTCATTATAAGACCCTACAGTTTCAGAGTTCAATGTAATACCCCGTAAAATGGTTATGCAAATGATACAAGTTCTTGTGTTCACCATCTTGATCAGCATCATCTCCTTGCTATTCTCATTGAAGGAAACAGCAGCATCCATGGCCAAGCCTGGTTGCCCTGAGACATGTGGGAACGTCAGCATCGTTTATCCATTTGGTATCGGCAAAGGTTGTTACCTTGACAAACGTTTTGAGATCACATGCAACAATTCTAGTCTGCCTCATCCACTTTTCCACGTGGACGAGGAAAATGAAGCTGAAGTTCTGTATATGTCTCTGGAGTATATGAGAATCAAAGATTGGACTTCCCCTGTTTGTTATGCGAATTACACATCAGAAGGACAAAGTTATGCCCTGTTCTCAATTGCGCCGATGGAGCCTTTCAGTTATTCCCACACTGAAAATAAGTTCATTGGCATTGGATGCGACATATTTGCTTATATTGGTTATTCCAATACTACAAATTTCATCAACAAAAGCTACATTAGCGGGTGTGTCTCCATCTGCAGTGGCCAAGGCTGGTCTTGGCTTGATACTAACTATTCTTGCTCTGGCATTGGTTGCTGCCAGACTACTTTTCCCGTGGATCTTTCCATCTTTGAGATACAGAGTGGTAAGATGAGCGCCAGGGCTGACAGCTGGGACCGGTCCTCCAATCAATGTAGACTTGTCCTCATTGCTGAGAATAACTTCTCTGAATTCCACCAATTTGACGTCTCTTTCTCCAATGTAAACAAGACGTACTTTTACCCTTCAGTATTGAATTGGGCAATAGGAAACAAGTCTTGCCACGAAGCTCAAAAAAGAGGAGATTATGCATGTGGCAGCAATAGTCGCTGCGTTAATTCCAAGAAAGGCAGTGGATATACTTGTCAATGCAACTCAGGCTACCGTGGGAATCCCTACCTTCCAGATGGCTGTGGAGGTATATTTCATTACTCTTGGCTTGATATTTGGATGTATAGTAGCACTAGCACTTTGGTGTGATTTCTTGTTTTGAGGGAAGCCGGCAACCCCTCCCCATAGTTTCATTCTCACTAGCATTCCAAAGTAGAAATGATATCATCTTGTATATTGAAAGCGCCTGTTCAGAAAGAAGAATAAGATCCTTCTTTAGGGATATGAATTTATGGTTTTTGAAACGAACGACTAAATTTTTTGCCTTAGACCACAATTGGCATCAACACTGCAACTAATAAGATTCTGTTATAAGACAACAAAACATGATTTCCACACCGTTTCCAATTAACATTAAGAGCACAACCACAATCTTACGCTTAGTCATACCTGAAACACTACCAACTCGACCACTTTGATATATTCCCACTTAAGAATATCAGATTGAGGGACATCAATCTATACCATCCCACCACCTCTATGTTGTGCCTGTAGAAgtgttaatttaaatatattaaaggaagaacacaaaaaataaagtaaaccAAACAAAAGGTAGATACACACCCTGAACCATGAGCCTTTAATATCGCTGTATAACCCTGGTATTCTACATGGAATTTAAGCCACTTGCCAATAAAGTTGTGTTAGCCTTAGTTTCCTAAGATgcatattataaatatatatatagtaattaaatacaagaaaaatataaatctataaataaaatgattaatattttaaaataaaaaatacttatatatatatatatattaattttttgttaaaataacttcaatatatgtattattattattattattttatcattttttgagttttttctcatatttttatgcatttttttctatcgatattttcatccttgttcACTACACATTAGTGAGTAGGCCTCTTGCTCCATTAGGTCTCTCTTACTCTTCTTCACATCATTATCTCGTGTCCTTCTAATAACTTTTTTCCCTCataacctagaatatttatagagatatttctatCAACTTTCCTTATCtataagaaatttaattacaataacatataaagttaaaaaatattttatataatattcattttacaaaaaagaaaagtatattCTAAATAGGAATTTGATACACCTTCCCGACACTGTGATAGGAGCCTAAATCCAACAATTTCCTATTAATATGTTTCTTTTTCTGGCTTCTTAAAAGATGTTGATGAGTGCATGGAGTCAAACAATACTCTTTGCCAAAAAGGAGCTGTTTGCACTAACACGAATGGTAGCTACTATTGCGACTGTCCACCTGGTTACTACAGAGATGATGACAAACCTGAATATGAGTGTGTACGCGATAAAGGAAAACACAATCCAGCTCTTCTTGTTTCTTCAGGTATAAAATTTTCCCAGTCTCCCTCATGTTCACCCTCTTCTTTCTCTTGAGTTTGTTGTTAATTACGTACCTTTGTGGCTTATACATGCAGGAATAGCAGTCACTCTTGTTCTTCTCATCCTACTTGCTATTAGCTTTTGGTTGAATCAAAAACttgagaagagaaagaaaagcaaACTCAAGCAGATGTCCTTCAAGAAGAATGGTGGTCTTCTACTGCAACGGCAAATCTCTTCAAGTAGTATAGGAAGTAGCGTTGAGAAAACAAAACTCTATACCATAGAAGAGTTGGAGAAGGCAACAGACAATTTCAATGCAGGTAGAGTTCTTGGAAAGGGAGGTCATGGTAAAGTATACAAAGGGATGCTATTAGATGGAAGCATAGTGGCCATTAAGAAATCAATTGTAGTTGATGAAAGGCAAGTTGTTGAGTTTATCAACGAAGTTTTCATTCTTTCACAGATTAACCATAGGCACATAGTGAAACTGTTAGGTTGCTGTTTGGAGAGTGAAGTTCCTTTACTGGTTTATGAATACGTCTCCAATGATACTCTCTCCCACAATCTCCATAATGAGGACCATGCATCAACATTGTGTTGGGAAGAGCGCTTGCGAATTGCAGATGAAATTGCAGGAGCCCTAGCATATTTACATTCATATGCTTCTACAGCTATCCTTCATAGGGATATCAAGTCTAGGAACATACTGCTGGATGAGAACTTCAGGGCTGTGGTTTCTGATTTTGGACTTTCAAGGTCAATTGCCCCTGAAAAAACACACTTGAGCACATTAGTGCAGGGCACATTTGGTTACTTGGATCCAGAGTATTTTCGGTCGGGTCAGTTTACAGACAAAAGTGATGTATACGGGTTTGGGATGATTCTTGCTGAACTTCTCACGGGTGAAAAAGTGATTTGTTCTAGTAGATCTGAAGAGAGTCTAGCAATTCATTTTAGATTggcaatgaaacaaaatttcCTGTTTGAAATTCTAGACAAGGTGATAGTGAACGAAGGTCAGGAAAAGGAGATTCTTGCTGTTGCTAAAATTGCTAAGAGATGCCTGAAGTTGAGTGGGAAGAAAAGGCCAGCCATGAAAGAAATAGCAGCAGATCTCCACCAATTGAGGAGGACTATGAAGCAGCCATCACTTAAGCAGACCTGCCAGGACAACTGCCCTGTAAGTGGAAGGTACTCCTTTTCTTCCGCATCCACAAGTGCAGTTACAGAAGAGTATGCACTTCAAGGCTAGGAGTTTCCTAGACCATATTCCATGACTGCTGAACGCGTCAATTGGATACCGAAAGGTTTGTGAAACCAAATTCATGTATGTTTCTACTGTCCACTTATCTAATGGCTGGAAAATTTAAGGCTCTATGACTTCGACTCCATTAATATTACATGTTCGAATTTGTTGTTCTTAATCTGTAGATGTAGCACTTTCgcatttgatttcaatttctgaacctgttttcatttttggagcAATAGTCAGTCAGGAAATGAACTTTGGGCAAAGAATGGTACTCCAGCTGAGAATTGATTTCCAAGATACACATAATAATCTAAATTGACCAGCTATTCAATCACATGAAACGGAAATTTACCCATTTAATCCATTTCAACAGATTGAGTTCTTCTCTTCACTCTAAAGTCCCCTTAAAATGAGCTGTTCATCTATAAGACCCTAAAGAACACTTACCAAAGTCTCATTAGACCTTAAGGACCTCAACTTGAAAGTCTTGAGCCAAACCACACTCCCCAAAGTCCAAAACCAACAACCAATATTTGAAAAGCATTAAAACTCCCCAATTTCAAGCAAAAACACTTCCTTGGGTGGTTTCAAACAGCATGGGAGTTTGTTATGACTAAAACACCTTTTTGGTAGAGTTTTGGTCAAACAAGGCGTTTCGAAACCTTGGCCGTGCACACAATGCAAAACATGCCTTGTGTGAGCCATGGGCCCCGAAGGCTGTTTGAGTCATGATCCACAATGCAACACTACTTATTACAATCCACTTGGCCTTTGTGGAAAAACAACTCTGGGCCATGATTTTTCtacattgattttgatttttctcttttacatgTTACCTTCATTCTTATCTCCTTTCTATTCTTATTCCAACATACCAAATGCACCTTGATGTTTTAAATCAAATTCCTGCCTAGGTGTCCATGATGTTTTCAACATTTGccttttaaaggaaaatttttaaCCCACTCTAAAGTGTTAATTTGGCCAACCCAGGTTAAATGGCCCAGTTTTTAACCCCCCTTCAACCAGCTTACAACTTTAACTCCACATTGATTAGCACTAGATGGATAtgaacgcacctcttttatttctaATTCCTGTGTCatctttcttttgttatttcGTTCATTTAGTGGGGACTGGAATATTTATAGATCCTTGCCTTTAACCTTGCTCATGGCGATGACTGGTATATCTTAGACTTGTCTAAGATATATTAACATCCTGGCATCATCATAAGCATATATTAATGTTCCAAAGTTAGCAATGTAATTGAATGTTGATGTTTTATTGTCAGTATAAGTCTTCTTGTTATCGTAAATATATATACCATCAAGAAGTGATTTAagctaaaataatatattactatttttatttgtttaatgagTTAATTCCatctcatatttatcaaatcatctgctaataaattattttcactctcaataaattaatatataaaattgaatcTATTCAAccattcataaaaataattctcatatccaataaattatttacataCAATATATTGCAACCTAAACTAAACTATGTATAAATAAATGTGTTCAAAAAAGGTATAATTGCCCTATTTCCCTTGACTTACCTAGTAGAGAcatttttagggtttagagggGTGTCATCTCTTTGAGATACTTTttcaataagtaacttgatccGGGACCTAAACTCGGATTTTTCAAAGACAAATTTTTCCGAAACttaaggagtcatttttttagggttttttttttcttgttttatttttccttttaaaataaaataaaataagcagTGACTCTagttttttaacaaaaataaattttcacctTAAAAAGCAAGTCTCGCCAATGAGTGGGGGTGCACATAAAAAATGAAGGTCCACACCACCTTCTGTCAGTTCTTTAAACTACCACATTATACACCGTCTAGCTTTGAAAGACAAGCCTAATTGTTTTAGATAGGATGTTCGAAAAGGGCATCCTGGTTGCTCAAGAAAGAGTTGCTCTTATCCAATATTTACCTTTAGCCCATTTCTTGTGTAGGCCTGAGCATCTCGTGTTCCTCCCATTCTAGTCCATGATTAGGAGGAAACATGCACCGACAATTTGGGACCTGCATCACTAGGAATCCGCTTCTCCCTAACTGACAATTGTAGATTGTCTTTGATAGTTGTGGGACTATCGTCACACCCATTATACCctctatgttttttatttatttttgtttttatttgggTCAATGAGTGTAAAATTATCCAGCCCTCATCCAAGAACATTTGGGCAACAATGGATGAATACAACACACAATAGTTATTGGAAAGAAGACACCCAACTTGTGTTATTAACTCAACAAAATGCAAAATTGAAGTGTGTCAACACTTAGCCTTTCACTGACAACATCCCCCTTTCTCTATATCTTTGATGAATTACATAGATTAGATAGTATCTCTGGTGCAATCTCCAAACCATAACTCCCCATTTGAAATCAACCAGTGAGGATCTTACAGCACCCTCTGTTAATTGTAGGAGGTGGGGCAGTTATCTAACTTGCATAACTGCCCAACTACATAACAACCAACCCTTACTTTTATGTCATGCACCCAAATGATCCCTTGGTGTTGTGCCTTACTGCTTCTTGTCTGAGTCAACTGCCTACACAACTCGTGTCTCTTCTCAACAGGTGCAATGCATGAGATGACCCAACTGCCTAGCATGTGCATGCCAAAAAACTCTGA of the Vitis vinifera cultivar Pinot Noir 40024 chromosome 10, ASM3070453v1 genome contains:
- the LOC100256035 gene encoding wall-associated receptor kinase 2, with translation MVMQMIQVLVFTILISIISLLFSLKETAASMAKPGCPETCGNVSIVYPFGIGKGCYLDKRFEITCNNSSLPHPLFHVDEENEAEVLYMSLEYMRIKDWTSPVCYANYTSEGQSYALFSIAPMEPFSYSHTENKFIGIGCDIFAYIGYSNTTNFINKSYISGCVSICSGQGWSWLDTNYSCSGIGCCQTTFPVDLSIFEIQSGKMSARADSWDRSSNQCRLVLIAENNFSEFHQFDVSFSNVNKTYFYPSVLNWAIGNKSCHEAQKRGDYACGSNSRCVNSKKGSGYTCQCNSGYRGNPYLPDGCGDVDECMESNNTLCQKGAVCTNTNGSYYCDCPPGYYRDDDKPEYECVRDKGKHNPALLVSSGIAVTLVLLILLAISFWLNQKLEKRKKSKLKQMSFKKNGGLLLQRQISSSSIGSSVEKTKLYTIEELEKATDNFNAGRVLGKGGHGKVYKGMLLDGSIVAIKKSIVVDERQVVEFINEVFILSQINHRHIVKLLGCCLESEVPLLVYEYVSNDTLSHNLHNEDHASTLCWEERLRIADEIAGALAYLHSYASTAILHRDIKSRNILLDENFRAVVSDFGLSRSIAPEKTHLSTLVQGTFGYLDPEYFRSGQFTDKSDVYGFGMILAELLTGEKVICSSRSEESLAIHFRLAMKQNFLFEILDKVIVNEGQEKEILAVAKIAKRCLKLSGKKRPAMKEIAADLHQLRRTMKQPSLKQTCQDNCPVSGRYSFSSASTSAVTEEYALQG
- the LOC104880533 gene encoding wall-associated receptor kinase-like 22, translated to MSFKKNGGLLLQQQISSSSIGSSVEKTKLYTIEELEKATNNFNAGRVLGKGGRGKVYKGMLLDGSIVAIKKSIVVDERQVVEFINEVFILSQINHRHIVKLLGCCLESEVPLLVYEYVSNDTLSHHLHNEDHASTLCWEERLRIADEIAGALAYLHSYASTAILHRDIKSRNILLDENFRAVVSDFGLSRSIAHEKTHLSTLVQGTFGYLDPEYFRSGQFTDKSDVYGFGMILAELLTGEKVICSSRSEESLAIHFRLAMKQNFLFEILDKVIVNEGQEKEILAVAKIAKRCLKLSGKKRPAMKEMAADLHQLRRTMKQPSLKQTCQDNCPVSGRYSFSSASTSAVTEEYALQG